A region of Alosa alosa isolate M-15738 ecotype Scorff River chromosome 17, AALO_Geno_1.1, whole genome shotgun sequence DNA encodes the following proteins:
- the msrb3 gene encoding methionine-R-sulfoxide reductase B3 isoform X3, with amino-acid sequence MSGFNLLHLVTKSQPVALKACGLPSGTCRSKKTWPVTFPKEELRKRLTPEQYHVTQEKGTESAFAGEYAHSKEEGTYTCIVCGTPLFTSDKKFDSGSGWPSFFDLIKKESITLTDDFSYGMHRVETTCSQCGAHLGHLFDDGPRPTGKRYCINSASLGFQPKDAAAAASAGAVAGEAPASSKSEL; translated from the exons atgTCAGGATTCAATCTGCTGCACCTGGTGACCAAGAGCCAGCCTGTGGCTCTCAAAGCCTGCGGGCTACCCTCAG GAACATGCCGGAGCAAGAAGACGTGGCCAGTCACCTTCCCCAAGGAGGAGCTGAGGAAGAGGCTGACGCCCGAGCAGTACCATGTCACGCAGGAGAAAGGAACCGAGAG TGCCTTCGCTGGAGAGTACGCCcacagcaaagaggaggggaCCTACACTTGCATCGTCTGTGGCACCCCGCTCTTCAC GTCAGATAAGAAATTTGACTCGGGATCAG GATGGCCATCCTTCTTTGATCTGATTAAGAAGGAGTCCATAACCCTCACAGATGACTTCTCCTACGGCATGCACCGCGTGGAGACCACCTGTAGCCAG TGTGGCGCTCACTTGGGACACCTCTTTGATGATGGGCCGCGGCCGACGGGGAAGCGCTACTGCATAAACTCCGCTTCGCTGGGCTTCCAGCCGAAGGACGCGGCCGCAGCCGCAAGCGCGGGGGCAGTTGCAGGAGAGGCCCCGGCCTCCAGCAAGAGTGAGCTGTGA
- the msrb3 gene encoding methionine-R-sulfoxide reductase B3 isoform X2: MAASLLRCMAPMGPVALRHCRSSCKAAGRLLALPTAALGTCRSKKTWPVTFPKEELRKRLTPEQYHVTQEKGTESAFAGEYAHSKEEGTYTCIVCGTPLFTSDKKFDSGSGWPSFFDLIKKESITLTDDFSYGMHRVETTCSQCGAHLGHLFDDGPRPTGKRYCINSASLGFQPKDAAAAASAGAVAGEAPASSKSEL; the protein is encoded by the exons ATGGCAGCCTCTCTCCTCAGATGCATGGCCCCCATGGGCCCCGTTGCCCTCAGGCACTGCCGGAGCTCCTGTAAGGCCGCCGGGCGTCTCCTGGCTCTGCCCACTGCTGCGCTAG GAACATGCCGGAGCAAGAAGACGTGGCCAGTCACCTTCCCCAAGGAGGAGCTGAGGAAGAGGCTGACGCCCGAGCAGTACCATGTCACGCAGGAGAAAGGAACCGAGAG TGCCTTCGCTGGAGAGTACGCCcacagcaaagaggaggggaCCTACACTTGCATCGTCTGTGGCACCCCGCTCTTCAC GTCAGATAAGAAATTTGACTCGGGATCAG GATGGCCATCCTTCTTTGATCTGATTAAGAAGGAGTCCATAACCCTCACAGATGACTTCTCCTACGGCATGCACCGCGTGGAGACCACCTGTAGCCAG TGTGGCGCTCACTTGGGACACCTCTTTGATGATGGGCCGCGGCCGACGGGGAAGCGCTACTGCATAAACTCCGCTTCGCTGGGCTTCCAGCCGAAGGACGCGGCCGCAGCCGCAAGCGCGGGGGCAGTTGCAGGAGAGGCCCCGGCCTCCAGCAAGAGTGAGCTGTGA
- the msrb3 gene encoding methionine-R-sulfoxide reductase B3 isoform X1 has translation MHRLRIARHSSFFSYIIFFQFLLGTCRSKKTWPVTFPKEELRKRLTPEQYHVTQEKGTESAFAGEYAHSKEEGTYTCIVCGTPLFTSDKKFDSGSGWPSFFDLIKKESITLTDDFSYGMHRVETTCSQCGAHLGHLFDDGPRPTGKRYCINSASLGFQPKDAAAAASAGAVAGEAPASSKSEL, from the exons ATGCACCGGCTCAGAATTGCCAGACACTCTTCCTTCTTCAGTTATATCATATTCTTTCAGTTTTTACTCG GAACATGCCGGAGCAAGAAGACGTGGCCAGTCACCTTCCCCAAGGAGGAGCTGAGGAAGAGGCTGACGCCCGAGCAGTACCATGTCACGCAGGAGAAAGGAACCGAGAG TGCCTTCGCTGGAGAGTACGCCcacagcaaagaggaggggaCCTACACTTGCATCGTCTGTGGCACCCCGCTCTTCAC GTCAGATAAGAAATTTGACTCGGGATCAG GATGGCCATCCTTCTTTGATCTGATTAAGAAGGAGTCCATAACCCTCACAGATGACTTCTCCTACGGCATGCACCGCGTGGAGACCACCTGTAGCCAG TGTGGCGCTCACTTGGGACACCTCTTTGATGATGGGCCGCGGCCGACGGGGAAGCGCTACTGCATAAACTCCGCTTCGCTGGGCTTCCAGCCGAAGGACGCGGCCGCAGCCGCAAGCGCGGGGGCAGTTGCAGGAGAGGCCCCGGCCTCCAGCAAGAGTGAGCTGTGA